One window from the genome of Cryptococcus tetragattii IND107 chromosome 2, whole genome shotgun sequence encodes:
- a CDS encoding UDP-N-acetylglucosamine transferase subunit ALG13, with amino-acid sequence MSHPFTLLVTVGSTLFPSLTSHILLPAFLSLLQSLGVQRLVVQYGRAELELENNVKRTLSVNSQGVGRGVWSDSDGDRDGDDAQDKKETGMVVEVMRFTSDFEGLVKNSDAVISHAGSGSILTVLRQAPPIPLLIVPNRSLMDDHQSELADELYKDGYVMVSSVEDLQDKVQPFLKIWPSQAKLFPQMRKEVFRGVVDDLMGYD; translated from the exons ATGTCCCACCCCTTTACTCTCCTCGTCACCGTCGGatccaccctcttcccttccctcacATCCCATATCCTCTTACCggctttcctttccctcctccagtcCCTCGGCGTTCAACGGCTTGTCGTCCAATATGGACGGGCAGAGCTCGAGCTGGAGAATAATGTCAAACGAACGCTGAGCGTAAATTCGCAAGGAGTTGGGAGAGGGGTATGGAGTGATAGTGATGGTGACCGTGATGGTGACGATGCTcaggacaagaaggaaacaGGGATGGTAGTGGAAGTGATGAGGTTCACGAGTGACTTTGAAGGATTGGTGAAGAATTCTGACGCAGTGATCAGTCATGCAG GTTCTGGATCTATCCTTACCGTGCTTCGTCAAGCACCACCAATACCTCTACTCATCGTACCCAATCGAAGCCTCATGGATGATCACCAGTCGGAGCTCGCTGATGAGCTTTACAAAGATGGTTACGTCATGGTCTCTTCGGTAGA GGATCTCCAAGACAAAGTACAGCCATTCTTGAAGATATGGCCCAGTCAAGCAAAATTGTTTCCCCAGATGCGGAAGGAGGTTTTTAGAGGCGTCGTTGATGATCTTATGGGCTATGATTAG
- a CDS encoding haloacid dehalogenase, type II has product MASLETCKALIFDCYGTLIDWEVGMYQNLEALWSQKTCPDPDRLLKVLGSLETRIQGKDEEMIYPEVLELVYKELTGHFRLWHDPEAGKAFGDSVGSWPAFPDSAAALGKLKELGLKLFVLSNVDNESFAVTRKKLETKTKFDGVYTAEDIGSYKPDLRNFRYALDRLEQDFDISPEQVIVVANSKFHDISPAHRMGLKAAWINRPDAIMGVQGFDDIKPDWTFESMKQFADGLASAREGF; this is encoded by the exons ATGGCTTCACTCGAAACCTGCAA AGCTCTAATCTTCGATTGCTACGGC ACCCTTATC GACTGGGAAGTAGGCATGTACCAAAATCTTGAAGCTCTTTGGTCTCAGAAGACTTGCCCAGATCCTGATAGATTGCTCAAAGTCCTAGGGTCTCTGGAGACGAGGATACAggggaaggatgaggagatgattTATCCTGAAGT GTTGGAGCTTGTGTATAAAGAACTCACTGGACATTTTCGTTTATGGCATGATCCTG AAGCTGGAAAAGCATTCGGAGACTCTGTAGGCTCGTGGCCGGCATTTCCCGACTCTGCGGCTGCTCTTGGTAAACTCAAAGAGTTGGGATTAAAGTTGTTCGTCCTAAGCAATGTGGATAATGAGAGTTTTGCCGT AACCAGAAAAAAGCTCGAGACGAAAACAAAGTTTGATGGAGTCTACACTGCTGAAGATA TCGGCTCGTACAAGCCCGACCTTCGAAATTTCCGCTATGCCCTCGACCGTCTCGAACAAGATTTTGACATCTCCCCGGAGCAAGTGATTGTGGTCGCAAATTCAAAATTCCACGATATCAGTCC AGCACACAGAATGGGCCTCAAAGCAGCATGGATCAACCGCCCAGACGCGATCATGGGCGTTCAAGGATTTGATGATATCAAGCCCGACTGGACGTTTGAAAGTATGAAACAATTTGCCGATGGGCTTGCAAGTgcgagagaagggtttTAA